A single Fusarium oxysporum Fo47 chromosome IV, complete sequence DNA region contains:
- a CDS encoding uncharacterized protein (domain of unknown function DUF221-domain containing protein), with product MAANWHSLLARAFELPVEGDDSRVGSTRDGSSGGTLSSNNASKSSSLQSLGGTFIPVIIYCVVCILFFSVFRVKCHRVYSPRAIPSLRSPHTPIPPLPNGWFNWIKPFFKTPDTFVLNHGSLDGFFFLRYLKVLRNTFLVGMLIAWPILFPVHLTGGKKLTQLDMLTIGMIENKKRMFAHVAVAYLFFGFILFTVVRECFYYVGIRQAYLSSPHYAKRLSSRTVLITSIPERYLDEARLRKLYGDSVKRVWIPRTDKALVKLVEEREQTARRLEKAEIALIKKANMARKKQLGKNPPSTASSAEPCAEPSSGDSSSSWRTEPSSEEPRTSSPRRVETSETHVQENEQGGIQEHKSTPEVSERTKISHNTHDILEKSAEDPEYVHPYGLNPDLPDVRGSVAAQWLSVTARPHHRPLHNFFRRVDTIRWCRMKLKELNLEIFKLRRQVRRGDGQTLPAAFIEFDTQEAAQAAHQVVAHHRPLQLAPRLLGVRPNEVVWSALRMRWWERIIRRLLIMALIAVAIIFWSIPSAMIGIVSNIKFLSGIVFLKWIKLLPSPILGFLQGFIPAIALSFWMSLVPAMLRFCGVQAGIPSLVLVELFTQKVYFAFQVVQVFLITTLTSAASATTMQIIQQPMSTPSLLATNLPKASNFYLSYILVQCLAIGATGLLHIFELIRHHAFGRVVQNPRTRFNVWYNLRPPRWGGVFPIYTNMACIAFSYTVIAPLILLFACAGMAFTRLIYRYNILYVFDSEMDSMGLFYPTALMQLITGLYLAEICMIGLFAINFAFPPMVLMLIFLIFTVIVHMSLRDSISPLLQNLPQTLALEEELQEQERAEAEAKLQAAAESGEANGGTAASYFDTEQNFGEEEFEDVPTDDEDDQLHEGPQSSRAVEGAGGLRLMATEWIKSSTKEQLKKEVQESGVKKFLDRWILPGDRSNPDQPPSFIQRFFHPEIYEDFIALRKLIPFEELADADYSGDEKLSNYWPPELWMQKPVLWIPRDEGRVSRQEVAHTRKITPITDVGASLDEKGLVVVDVEAAPFPRMRLVH from the exons ATGGCCGCCAATTGGCATTCCCTCCTCGCGAGAGCGTTTGAGCTACCAGTG GAGGGCGATGACTCTCGGGTTGGTTCCACGCGAGATGGTTCCAGTGGCGGTACTCTGAGCTCCAACAATGCTTCAAAATCGTCATCGCTGCAATCTCTCGGTGGAACATTTATACCCGTCATCATCTACTGTGTGGTTTGCATCTTGTTCTTTTCAGTTTTTCGCGTGAAATGCCACCGAGTCTACTCTCCTCGAGCGATACCCAGCTTGCGTTCCCCTCA CACGCCCATACCGCCACTTCCCAATGGCTGGTTCAACTGGATCAAGCCATTCTTCAAAACACCGGATACTTTCGTGCTTAATCATGGCTCTCTCGATggatttttctttttgcgATACCTCAAGGTTCTGCGAAACACCTTCCTTGTGGGTATGCTGATTGCTTGGCCAATTCTCTTTCCTGTCCACCTTACTGGAGGCAAGAAACTCACCCAATTGGACATGTTGACAATTGGTATGATTGAGAACAAAAAGCGCATGTTTGCCCATGTCGCTGTTGCCTACTTGTTCTTTG GCTTTATCCTCTTCACCGTTGTTCGAGAGTGCTTCTACTATGTCGGCATTCGTCAAGCTTACCTCTCGTCTCCTCATTATGCCAAGCGGCTATCATCCAGGACAGTACTCATCACCTCCATCCCTGAGCGATACCTCGACGAAGCTCGGTTGCGGAAACTCTATGGCGACTCTGTAAAACGAGTCTGGATCCCACGAACTGACAAGGCTCTTGTCAAATTGGTGGAGGAAAGAGAACAAACGGCCAGGCGCCTGGAAAAGGCAGAGATTGCACTAATCAAGAAGGCAAACATGGCTCGAAAGAAGCAACTCGGCAAGAATCCACCATCAACTGCATCCTCCGCCGAACCTTGCGCTGAACCATCTTCTGGAGATTCGAGTTCTTCATGGAGAACTGAACCCAGCAGCGAGGAGCCCCGTACGAGCTCCCCGCGACGTGTCGAGACATCGGAAACTCACGTACAAGAGAACGAGCAGGGAGGAATCCAGGAGCACAAGTCTACACCTGAGGTATCCGAAAGAACTAAGATCAGCCACAACACCCACGATATACTCGAAAAGTCCGCCGAAGACCCCGAATACGTCCACCCCTACGGGCTCAACCCAGATCTCCCCGATGTACGAGGATCAGTCGCCGCTCAATGGCTTTCCGTGACAGCCAGGCCCCACCACCGTCCACTGCACAACTTCTTTCGACGAGTCGACACTATTCGATGGTGTCgcatgaagctgaaggaattgaacctcgagatcttcaagcttcGACGTCAGGTTCGCCGTGGTGATGGACAGACACTCCCTGCTGCATTCATCGAGTTCGATACGCAGGAAGCTGCACAAGCTGCACACCAAGTCGTCGCTCATCATCGGCCTCTTCAGCTCGCTCCTCGTCTTTTGGGCGTTCGACCAAATGAGGTGGTTTGGAGTGCTCTTCGCATGCGCTGGTGGGAGCGCATCATTCGGCGTTTGCTCATCATGGCCCTCATTGCCGTTGCAATCATCTTTTGGTCTATCCCGTCTGCCATGATCGGTATTGTGTCCAACATCAAATTTCTGAGTGGCATCGTGTTCCTTAAATGGATCAAGCTATTGCCCAGTCCTATCCTCGGCTTCCTTCAAGGTTTCATCCCTGCCATCGCTCTGTCATTCTGGATGTCGCTTGTCCCCGCAATGCTGAGAT TTTGTGGTGTCCAAGCAGGGATTCCCTCTTTAGTACTGGTCGAATTGTTCACCCAAAAGGTCTACTTTGCTTTCCAAGTAGTGCAAGTCTTTTTGATCACGACATTGACATCGGCCGCTTCCGCTACGACCATGCAGATTATCCAGCAACCAATGTCGACGCCCAGTCTGCTCGCGACAAACCTCCCCAAGGCGTCAAACTTCTACCTGTCATATATCCTTGTCCAGTGTCTGGCCATTGGAGCTACCGGTCTCCTACACATCTTCGAGCTGATCCGACATCACGCATTCGGTAGAGTTGTGCAGAATCCCAGAACTCGCTTCAATGTTTGGTACAACCTTCGCCCTCCTCGCTGGGGTGGCGTCTTTCCCATCTACACAAACATGGCGTGCATTG CCTTCTCTTACACAGTTATCGCTCCACTGATCCTCCTTTTCGCATGCGCCGGAATGGCCTTTACGCGCCTCATCTACCGATACAACATTCTTTACGTCTTCGACTCGGAAATGGATAGCATGGGCTTGTTTTATCCCACCGCCCTGATGCAGCTCATCACAGGACTTTACTTGGCCGAAATCTGCATGATTGGTCTCTTTGCCATCAATTTTGCCTTCCCGCCTATGGTGTTGAtgctcatcttcctgatATTCACTGTCATCGTACACATGTCCTTGAGAGACTCGATATCGCCTCTGCTGCAGAATCTGCCGCAAACATTGGCATTGGAGGAAGAACTACAGGAGCAGGAGAGAGCTGAAGCGGAGGCAAAGCTTCAAGCAGCCGCGGAGTCAGGAGAGGCCAATGGCGGGACTGCTGCCAGTTACTTCGATACGGAACAGAActttggcgaagaagaatTCGAGGACGTGCCGacagatgacgaagacgatcAACTACACGAGGGACCACAGAGCTCAAGGGCCGTTGAGGGCGCAGGTGGTTTGAGACTGATGGCCACTGAGTGGATAAAGTCAAGCACTAAAGAGCAATTGAAGAAAGAGGTGCAAGAGTCAGGAGTTAAGAAGTTCTTGGACAGATGGATTCTCCCCGGCGATAGGTCGAACCCGGATCAACCACCGTCCTTCATCCAGCGATTCTTCCACCCCGAGATCTACGAAGACTTTATCGCCTTGCGAAAACTGATTCCCTTCGAAGAACTCGCCGACGCAGATTACTCTGGAGACGAGAAGCTATCTAATTACTGGCCTCCTGAGCTCTGGATGCAAAAACCCGTCTTGTGGATCCCTCGCGACGAAGGCCGCGTCAGTCGCCAAGAAGTTGCACACACGAGAAAGATCACGCCGATCACAGATGTCGGAGCTTCACTGGACGAGAAGGGATTGGTcgtcgttgatgttgaggctgcGCCGTTTCCTAGGATGAGACTGGTGCATTGA